ATACCCCTGGTGGTCTGGGATTCCGCTATGTTTTCAACTTCAGTTCCCCTATCGATTTCATAATCAAATCGCTTAAAACTTTCGTTCTTCACTTCAAGAAACCGTTTTTGGTTTTCGGGAGAAACAACGACTTCGTCCAGTTTAGTCACTTTTTCCGATACCTCTACGACCAATCTGTTATTTTTTAGAATTTCGGGAGTTACGGTGATAACTTCCAGTTGAAAGTTTACCGCAGTAAAAACAAGCTGGTCACCCGCTTTGACCAGAATAACGAACTCTCCATCATCATTGGTGATAGTAGCGGTTTCTGAAGTTGCATTGATAACATTCTCATTGGGAACATTACCACCCTTGTACAGTACCTTTCCGCGTAAGACCTGTCTATCGTCTTGCGCAACAATAATGCCTGTAAAAGTTAAAAAAAGTACAACCAGAAACGTATTTTTCATGTGAGCGCTTTTTTAGCCAGAGTTAAAGAAAACCTTTGAACGGCATAAAAAAAATAAACTTGTTCTAAACTTTTGTTAATTCTCATAAATCGACCGAAGAACAAGGACGTCCGTTCACCATAAAACTAAGGCATTTTGACGGTAATAATTAGATTACTGGAGCAATAGGGTTAGTTTTGGTTTTTACGTTTTGAAAATCCTCCAAATGTCAAACACTGTGAAAACTTACATTGCCCCTTTACTGTTTTGCCTCTTTATGGCGGTCAATCTTCAAGGACAGATTAAAATAGGTGAAAACCCACAGACCTTGGACCCTGCTTCGGTCTTGGAATTGGAAAGCACCTCTAGGGCACTGGTAATTACGCGGTTGACCGACACGCAGATGAACAACATTACGCCCTTGCGTGGCGCTTTGGTCTATAATACTGACGAGGACTGTATCCATTATTATGATGGTACACAATGGGTGAATATTTGTGAAGCGTTGGACAACTCTTTTACAACAACTACCGAAGCAATCTTTAACACGGCTTCCTTGGACAATACGGTTGTGGTAACCCAAGTTAATGACAATTATAATTTTGAGGTAAATCAGATTACGGGGGATAATATTGTCGATACAAGTATTTTGGGAGGTGATATTGGAGTTGAAACTATCGGTACTGGTAATTTGGCAAATAAATCAATCACCCTTGAAAAATTATTAGATGGAAACCTAGCTGGAGAACTGCTGCGATGGAATGGTACTGATTGGGAAATAATCAATGAATCATCATTGAATATAATTGAGGCTGATGGTGTAATCGGAAATGAGGTCACGGGACCTGCTGACGGTACGCTGCAGTTATCAGGAATAGGTGATGACACAAGTCCATTTCTTCTGGGTGTTAGCCCAAATGGTATCACAAACACAGAGCTTGCAAATAATGCGGTAACTTCCAATAACATTTTAGACGGCGAAGTAGGTACGAATGACATTGCTAATGATGCCATTACCGAGGATAAAATAGCAACGGCAACTCCAGATAGCTTTCTCTTGACGGATGGAGCAGGAAATCCGCAATGGGTTGATGGATTAACAGTCGTAACATCCTTAGTCGATGGTGTCACTTTAGAAGTAAATCCTAGTGCACAAGTCCAGATACGGGATGATGGGGTTACCAACGCTAAACTGGCAAACAATGCAGTGAATACAGCCGAAATTGTGGACAATGCAATTACTATCAATAAAATCGGGACAGCAGGGCTTGCCGATGCCAACAGGATTCTTGGCACAGATGCAGCCGGGGACCCACAGTGGCAGGACGCTTCATCCGTCGCGGCAAACTTGGGAGAGGACGTCGTTTCAACAAATGGTTCCATTACTGGGGTGCAGGCCGATGCAGCCCTCGTCGCCATGGACCTGGAGGTAAACGTCGACGGAACAACCATTGAGGTCGACGCTACAAACGGCGTACAAATCGCTGATGATGGGGTCAATACGGACAAGATAGGCACAGCGGGGCTTGCCGACGCCAACAGGATTCTTGGCACAGATGCTGCCGGGGACCCACAGTGGCAGGACGCTTCGTCAGTTGCTGCCAACTTGGGAGAGGATGTCGTTTCAACCGACGGGTCGATTACCGGAGTACAGGCCGATGCAGCACTCGTGGCAATGGACCTTGAGGTCAACGTCGACGGAACAACCATAGAGGTCGACGCCACAAACGGCGTACAAATCGCTGATAACGGCGTGACTACCGATAAGATTGGTACCGCTGGCCTTGCGGACGCGAACAGGATTCTTGGCACAGATGCAGCCGGGGACCCACAGTGGCAGGACGCTTCGTCAGTTGCTGCCAACTTGGGAGAGGACGTCGTTTCAACAAATGGTTCCATTACCGGAGTACAGGCCGATGCAGCACTCGTGGTAATGGACCTTGAGGTCAACGTCGACGGAACAACCATAGAGGTCGACGCCACAAACGGCGTACAAATCGCTGATAACGGCGTGACTACCGATAAGATTGGTACCGCTGGCCTTGCGGACGCGAACAGGATTCTTGGCACAGATGCAGCCGGGGACCCACAGTGGCAGGACGCTTCATCCGTCTCGGCAAACTTGGGAGAGGACGTCGTTTCAACAAATGGTTCCATTACTGGGGTGCAGGCCGATGCAGCCCTCGTCGCCATGGACCTGGAGGTAAACGTCGACGGAACAACCATTGAGGTCGACGCTATAAACGGCGTACAAATCGCTGATGATGGGGTCAATACGGACAAGATAGGCACAGCGGGGCTTGCCGACGCCAACAGGATTCTTGGCACAGATGCTGCCGGGGACCCACAGTGGCAGGACGCTTCGTCAGTTGCTGCCAACTTGGGAGAGGATGTCGTTTCAACCGACGGGTCGATTACCGGAGTACAGGCCGATGCAGCACTCGTGGCAATGGACCTTGAGGTCAACGTCGACGGAACAACCATAGAGGTCGACGCCACAAACGGCGTACAAATCGCTGATAACGGCGTGACTACCGATAAGATTGGTACCGCTGGCCTTGCGGACGCGAACAGGATTCTTGGCACAGATGCAGCCGGGGACCCACAGTGGCAGGACGCTTCATCCGTCGCGGCAAACTTGGGAGAGGACGTCGTTTCAACAAATGGTTCCATTACTGGGGTGCAGGCCGATGCAGCCCTCGTCGCCATGGACCTGGAGGTAAACGTCGACGGAACAACCATTGAGGTCGACGCTACAAACGGCGTACAAATCGCTGATGACGGCGTGACAACTGATAAAATTGCAAACGGAAATGTAACCCGAGCAAAAATAGCCAATGGTACAGCAGCTGGACAACTTATGCAATGGAATGGAACAGACTGGGTTCTTGTCGACGATAGCACCCTCGACGTAGTAGATGAAATAGTTTTAAAAGGACAGGTATCCGCAGCTGCAGGTACTTCAGGGGCTTATACTATAAATGACCCTGCTATAACAGCAACTTCCATAATTCAATTAACGGTTGAAGAGAATACTCCAGGAAATCCAATAATGATTCAGCTTACCAATCAAGTAGCTGGTACTTTTGAAGTACAGATTTACGAATTTACAGCAGGACCTACTGCTTTTACAGGAACAAATGCCAACTGGCAATATATTGTAGTTGCACCTTAAAATGAAATCCCTCCTCCAAATAGCGTTCCTTTTAGTTTTTGGCTTTATCCAAGCCCAAAATGCGCTGTACAATAGCGGGAACATAAGAATACACCCCAATGGCAACTTAGGATTTCATACCAACCTGATCAACGATACCGCTTTTGACCAAAACCAGGGTTTAGCTGGTTTTTATGGAGATACACCAATAGAAGTGCAAGGCAGTATTTCCCCAACCTTTACCGACGTTGAGTTTATGGTACCCAATGATATTTTGTTACAGAATTCCGTCAATGTAGAGAACAATGTGAATTTTGTAGAAGGCAATGTCCTCACACCATTGGCAAACCAGACCATACATCTTAATTTTTTGGATCAAGGATTCTTTACAGGAGAAAACAACACGGCTAAGGTAACAGGATTTGCTGCCATTGAAAATAGAGCCTTTTTCTCTTTTCCGGTTGGCGACAACAATCAGTTGCGTCCCTTAATGATAGATTCCGAGACCAATGCACCCTTGACCATCTGCGCTTATTTTTTTGAAAACCCTTCCAACCCTACTTCCATTACTCAAACATTTAATGTAGAGGAGAAAGTAAGGAATATAGGAACGGTTAGCGACAAAGAATTTTGGATTTTACAAAGCGATGTTCCAGCAACGGTCACCGTAAGTTGGAACCAAAGAAGTGCATTGTTCGGAATACCCAATACCACTGTAGATGCTATAATCCTTGTTGGATGGAGCAAACAGGCCAACCAATGGGTCGTTATTGGAAATACGGCACAAAGTGGTGATGAAAATCAAGGATTTTTGACCTCCGAGACTTTTGTACCCAGCGATTATGAAGCGATTACCTTTGGTACCATTCCATTGCCAACGGACACCTTTGCTGTGAACAACCCAACCTTGGGCAATTATTTTTTAAGTCCCAATGGCGATGGCACCAATGATTTTCTGGTCTTTGACGGACTTTCCGAATCTCCTAACAATAGTGTTCGTATATTCAATCGTTTTGGACAAAAAGTATTTGAAAAGTTCAATTACGTAGACGAATTTACAGGACTCACCAACACAGGCAGCCTATTATTGAACAAAGATATTGGTCTAGCCGAAGGCATCTATTATTACCTCGTTACTTTGGACGATTTAGGGCTGGAATACCAAGGTTTTATATTTCTTGACCGGTAATGTAGTCTTTAACACTGGTATTCGTTCATCTGCAAAGAATTCCGTTGTTCGTAATATTTTATAAGTTTTACCTCGGTAAATGCTTGTTACACAACATTTACTACCACCTCACCTCATCGAATTCTATTTTTATAGCCCCAAGAACTTAATCGCGCTTGAATGAAAAAGACAATTATCTTATTCGTACTTATCATCTGTCCTGTCCTTATGTTTTCCCAAGTCAAGGTCGGATCAAATCCAGATGTTATCGATCTCTCATCTATTTTGGAATTGGAAAGCTCTAACAAAGCTTTAGTCCTAACAAGATTGACATCGGCCCAAATGCAAAGCATTAATCCGTTAAATGGAGCGGTGGTGTACAATACGGATACCTCATGCATTCATTATTATAATGGAATGCAATGGATTAATTTGTGTGATGGTTCAAACACTTCAAATTTCACTTTTGTTGATAATAACAATGGAACCTTTTCCATTTTTGATGGTGGTGACTTGGTCTTTACTTCTTCGGATTTAACAGGACCCCAAGGGGTATCTGGGAATGACGGAGCGGACGGAGCACAAGGACCGGCAGGACC
The nucleotide sequence above comes from Flagellimonas sp. HMM57. Encoded proteins:
- a CDS encoding carboxypeptidase-like regulatory domain-containing protein, whose translation is MKNTFLVVLFLTFTGIIVAQDDRQVLRGKVLYKGGNVPNENVINATSETATITNDDGEFVILVKAGDQLVFTAVNFQLEVITVTPEILKNNRLVVEVSEKVTKLDEVVVSPENQKRFLEVKNESFKRFDYEIDRGTEVENIAESQTTRGMRDGLNFVNLFKAMFMAKKDDGADREPLKVSEVLRQVYDDEFFVVDLKLPQDKIDAFLIYCDDKVPSQTLLRKENEFQLIDFLVTHSKTFLAELNEE
- a CDS encoding gliding motility-associated C-terminal domain-containing protein produces the protein MKSLLQIAFLLVFGFIQAQNALYNSGNIRIHPNGNLGFHTNLINDTAFDQNQGLAGFYGDTPIEVQGSISPTFTDVEFMVPNDILLQNSVNVENNVNFVEGNVLTPLANQTIHLNFLDQGFFTGENNTAKVTGFAAIENRAFFSFPVGDNNQLRPLMIDSETNAPLTICAYFFENPSNPTSITQTFNVEEKVRNIGTVSDKEFWILQSDVPATVTVSWNQRSALFGIPNTTVDAIILVGWSKQANQWVVIGNTAQSGDENQGFLTSETFVPSDYEAITFGTIPLPTDTFAVNNPTLGNYFLSPNGDGTNDFLVFDGLSESPNNSVRIFNRFGQKVFEKFNYVDEFTGLTNTGSLLLNKDIGLAEGIYYYLVTLDDLGLEYQGFIFLDR